In the Mya arenaria isolate MELC-2E11 chromosome 11, ASM2691426v1 genome, one interval contains:
- the LOC128207689 gene encoding neuroglobin-like — MGNKMPNCAIPYSSRDKHLHMVLSTEQVKLVQGSWELLKDDLGRLGLIVFLRLFEMEPQMKTVFPKIVQMNHDNKLETNIVKDMLQRHAVTVMEGLGAAVESLDDSRILNSVLISIGQTHVQRQVKPQMVKKLWPSLNYGLQEVLEENYTKNVAEAWKTVYDYICVYMKMGMENPDIDPDITSEIGR; from the exons ATGGGTAATAAGATGCCAAACTGTGCGATCCCCTACTCAAGTAGAGACAAGCACCTGCATATGGTGCTAAGTACGGAGCAGGTCAAGCTTGTACAGGGGTCTTGGGAGCTCCTCAAGGACGACCTTGGCAGATTAGGGCTCATCGTGTTTCTCAG GCTATTTGAAATGGAACCACAAATGAAGACGGTATTTCCAAAGATTGTGCAAATGAACCACGACAACAAGCTGGAGACAAACATTGTCAAAGATATGTTACAACGACACGCAGTCACTGTGATGGAAGGGTTAGGGGCGGCTGTGGAAAGTTTGGACGACTCAAGAATtctcaacagtgttttaatttcaattggTCAGACGCACGTGCAGCGACAAGTCAAACCACAGATGGTCAAG aAATTATGGCCTTCCCTCAACTATGGTCTCCAAGAAGTGCTTGAAGAAAATTATACGAAAAATGTTGCAGAAGCGTGGAAAACAGTGTATGACTATATTTGTGTCTATATGAAAATGGGAATGGAAAATCCGGACATTGATCCCGATATTACCAGCGAAATTGGCAGATAA